A single region of the Salvia miltiorrhiza cultivar Shanhuang (shh) chromosome 8, IMPLAD_Smil_shh, whole genome shotgun sequence genome encodes:
- the LOC130996749 gene encoding uncharacterized protein LOC130996749: protein MASSGSVRMIDIAVNFTDGMFGGIYNGKQYHVADIAAVLSRAWSAGVDRIIVTGGSLEESKEALAIAETDARLFCTVGVHPTRCKEFDDSGDPERHFQALLSLAREGVDKGKVVAVGECGLDYDRLHFCPVEIQQKYFEKQFELAYAMKLPMFLHMRAAAEDFCNILERNKHRFFSGVAHSFTGSAEDRDRLLSFDNLFIGLNGCSLRNAENLDVVKGIPLDRLMIETDSPYCEIKNTHAGIKYVQSTWQFKKKEKYDPECIVKGRNEPCLVRQVLEVVAGCKGIADIGQLGKAMYHNTCRVFFPQDLDSAADAILASGQNT, encoded by the exons ATGGCGAGCAGCGGGAGTGTACGAATGATAG ACATTGCCGTCAACTTCACAG ATGGAATGTTCGGAGGAATTTACAACGGGAAGCAATATCACGTTGCTGATATTGCCGCTGTGCTTAGTAGGGCTTGGAGCGCCGGAGTCGATCGGATTATT GTGACAGGGGGCTCCCTTGAGGAGTCAAAAGAAGCTCTTGCTATTGCTGAAACTGATG CAAGACTTTTCTGCACAGTTGGGGTACACCCAACAAGATGTAAA GAATTTGATGATAGTGGTGATCCAGAGAGACATTTTCAGGCTCTTTTGTCGTTGGCTAGAGAGGGAGTTGACAAAGGAAAG GTGGTGGCAGTTGGGGAATGTGGATTGGATTATGATAGGCTTCATTTCTGCCCAGTCGAAATTCAACAAAA GTACTTCGAGAAGCAATTTGAGTTGGCATATGCTATGAAGTTGCCAATGTTTCTCCACATGCGAGCAGCGGCTGAGGATTTCTGCAATATTCTCGAGCGAAACAAACATAG ATTTTTCTCTGGGGTTGCTCACTCTTTTACTGGTAGTGCCGAAGATCGTGATCGTCTTCTTTCATTCGATAATCTATTCATAG GCCTAAATGGTTGCTCTTTGAGAAATGCCGAGAATCTTGACGTTGTGAAGGGAATTCCTCTTGACCGGCTGATGATTGAAACTGATTCCCCATATTGTGAAATCAAGAACACACATGCTGGTATTAAATATGTACAATCTACATGGCAGTTCAAGAAGAAGGAGAAGTATGACCCAGAGTGCATTGTCAAAGGTCGCAATGAACCTTGCTTAGTGCG CCAAGTACTTGAGGTGGTGGCTGGTTGTAAAGGTATAGCAGATATTGGTCAGCTTGGCAAAGCAATGTACCACAACACCTGCAG GGTTTTCTTTCCACAAGATTTGGATTCGGCTGCAGATGCTATTCTTGCCTCGGGTCAGAATACTTAA